A region from the Achromobacter seleniivolatilans genome encodes:
- a CDS encoding tetratricopeptide repeat protein — protein sequence MILTQNRLYPLLLATALASTGISAPALSAEPVYDQKPATHASPAPLATPPDGMPQYGVGLYGRSLTLTLHNNRDGAPAPNTPYRLFLSGKGESIQDTPSQDGILHGVTDDQGRTAWVWTDKPHADEDFTLLRRIGDGGWGSFFQLNSSQDRSPLPAWPYIMTMNTRWGEQWVDLGYTTNQGGTAYFSHDIPATSISLSVDAPVTDNRKCFNELDAINRKFSQSDAEGATALIGAMQCADTPPQQLDLAHLLFMNGRAEEARTWLLKSRQWRFPESLKRPESSLVESRLNLERLLGMPDLALADSLLLQNRQAKQGHRRDTDDTDWANNTAYFLADFPDYLDDAETQVRASISKVGPRPYNQGTLGWILFLQGKAEEGLGMMHEAYRDLPRDQEMVADYGLALWQLGQQETATRLWNQAQKQCVWGRRMYDAMRETGYPHPYFQSVESDAVKAYRARCDQPWTKTKTQRTVWG from the coding sequence ATGATCCTTACGCAAAACAGGCTCTACCCGCTGCTGCTGGCCACAGCACTCGCTTCCACCGGAATAAGCGCCCCCGCCTTGAGCGCGGAGCCGGTGTACGACCAGAAGCCGGCTACCCACGCTTCCCCCGCGCCTCTCGCGACGCCGCCTGATGGCATGCCCCAATACGGCGTCGGCCTCTATGGCCGCAGCCTGACGCTGACGCTGCATAACAACCGTGATGGCGCGCCAGCGCCCAACACGCCGTACCGCCTGTTCCTGTCGGGCAAGGGCGAAAGCATCCAAGACACCCCCAGCCAGGACGGCATCTTGCACGGCGTCACCGACGACCAAGGCCGCACCGCGTGGGTCTGGACGGACAAGCCGCATGCCGACGAAGACTTCACGTTGCTGCGCCGTATCGGCGACGGCGGGTGGGGCAGCTTTTTCCAGCTGAACTCGAGCCAAGACCGCTCGCCGCTGCCCGCGTGGCCTTACATCATGACCATGAACACCCGCTGGGGCGAGCAATGGGTGGATCTGGGCTATACAACCAACCAGGGCGGCACCGCCTATTTCAGCCACGACATCCCCGCCACCTCGATTTCGCTGTCGGTCGACGCGCCGGTCACAGACAACCGCAAGTGCTTCAATGAACTGGACGCCATCAACCGCAAATTCAGCCAAAGCGACGCAGAAGGCGCCACAGCGCTGATCGGCGCGATGCAATGCGCCGACACGCCGCCACAGCAGCTGGATCTGGCCCACCTGCTGTTCATGAATGGCCGGGCTGAAGAGGCGCGCACGTGGCTGCTGAAATCCCGGCAATGGCGCTTTCCGGAGTCGCTCAAGCGCCCCGAGTCATCGCTGGTAGAGAGCCGTCTGAATCTGGAACGCTTGCTGGGTATGCCGGACCTGGCGCTGGCGGACTCCCTCCTGCTGCAAAACCGGCAGGCCAAACAAGGCCACCGCCGCGACACGGATGACACCGACTGGGCCAACAACACCGCCTACTTCCTGGCCGACTTCCCGGACTATCTGGACGACGCCGAAACCCAAGTGCGCGCGTCCATCAGCAAGGTCGGCCCTCGTCCCTACAACCAAGGCACCCTAGGCTGGATTCTGTTCTTGCAAGGCAAAGCCGAAGAGGGCCTGGGAATGATGCACGAGGCCTATCGCGACCTGCCCCGCGACCAGGAAATGGTGGCCGACTACGGGCTGGCGCTATGGCAGCTTGGCCAGCAGGAAACGGCAACGCGTCTGTGGAATCAAGCGCAGAAGCAATGCGTCTGGGGCCGGCGCATGTATGACGCCATGCGCGAAACCGGCTATCCACATCCCTACTTCCAATCGGTGGAATCCGACGCCGTGAAAGCCTATCGTGCACGCTGCGATCAGCCGTGGACCAAGACAAAAACCCAGCGTACCGTGTGGGGATAA
- a CDS encoding c-type cytochrome: MNKHIRIAAALAAALAAGGWMVASAAPDSASQTNAPAAAQPAQSGMQKTFAVVDKDGKRLPDYTIPSDTQIAREPNADQINYGKRLLNETRRLLPQNTGASMNCNSCHVQEGKKPMGAPYINTVNSFPQFNPRANRVVSLEDRINGCFMRSMNGKPLAKDSDEMKAMIAYMKWLAQDVPHGAKVQIENAWPIDTKLVGDPVRGKNLYAAQCASCHGANGEGKKDRAGDIVFPPLWGDESFNIGAGLARTYKAAAFIRNSMPMGVNTHGSWGEGGVLSDQDAVDVAEYFTHMPRPDFAGKEKDFPNGKKPKDARY; encoded by the coding sequence ATGAATAAGCACATCAGAATCGCCGCCGCGCTGGCGGCAGCATTGGCGGCGGGCGGCTGGATGGTTGCGTCGGCGGCTCCCGACAGCGCGAGCCAAACGAACGCCCCGGCGGCTGCACAACCCGCGCAATCCGGTATGCAAAAGACCTTTGCCGTGGTGGACAAAGACGGCAAGCGCCTGCCTGACTACACCATTCCGTCGGACACGCAGATCGCCCGGGAACCCAACGCGGACCAGATCAACTATGGCAAGCGTCTATTGAACGAGACCCGCCGTTTGTTGCCGCAGAACACGGGCGCCAGCATGAACTGCAACAGCTGTCATGTGCAGGAAGGCAAGAAGCCCATGGGCGCGCCGTACATCAACACGGTCAACTCATTCCCGCAATTCAATCCGCGCGCCAATCGCGTCGTGTCGCTGGAAGACCGTATCAACGGCTGTTTCATGCGGTCGATGAACGGCAAGCCCTTGGCCAAGGACTCCGATGAAATGAAGGCGATGATCGCCTACATGAAGTGGCTGGCTCAAGACGTGCCGCATGGGGCCAAGGTGCAAATCGAGAATGCCTGGCCTATTGATACCAAGCTGGTGGGCGACCCCGTGCGCGGCAAAAATCTGTACGCCGCGCAATGCGCGTCCTGCCACGGCGCCAACGGCGAAGGCAAGAAAGACCGTGCTGGCGATATCGTGTTTCCGCCGTTGTGGGGTGATGAGTCCTTCAATATCGGGGCGGGGCTGGCGCGTACCTACAAGGCGGCAGCGTTCATTCGCAACAGCATGCCCATGGGCGTGAACACGCATGGCAGCTGGGGCGAGGGCGGCGTGCTGTCTGACCAGGATGCGGTGGACGTCGCGGAGTACTTCACGCATATGCCGCGCCCGGATTTTGCCGGCAAGGAAAAAGACTTCCCGAATGGGAAGAAGCCGAAAGACGCGCGGTACTGA
- a CDS encoding DUF2474 domain-containing protein: MNHSPSSVPSWRSRLLWLALIWAGSVAALGVTAYALRLIMRTIGMST, encoded by the coding sequence ATGAATCACTCACCTTCCTCCGTGCCTTCGTGGCGCAGCCGGCTGCTGTGGCTGGCGTTGATCTGGGCAGGCAGCGTCGCGGCGCTGGGCGTCACGGCGTATGCCTTGCGCCTGATCATGCGAACCATCGGCATGTCGACCTGA
- a CDS encoding c-type cytochrome encodes MRKFGIKVAVGLLAAAGVAIGGAQLLTANRKADTAASVDIHDRRLVEAGAYIARTGDCVACHSVPNGKPFAGGLAMQTPVGTIYSSNITPDKQAGIGNYSYADFKNAVQYGIRKDGTPLYPAMPYPSYAIMPDADVQALYAYFMSQVEPVSQASAASTIPWPLNMRWPMAWWQQLFAGKRQFAAPAGADEKLVRGAYLVEGPGHCGACHTPRGLAYQEQALSMADGDAFLSGAVIDGWRAKSLRGEAQGLQSWSAEDIGMFLKTGRTDKVAAFGAMADVVEHSTRYFTDGDIASIAAYLKRLPAVNGKLAAFPPKTDSTTAALRDGRYDSRGAVIYMEQCVVCHRADGQGMPRIFPALAGNSAVYAQNPQSIIQITLEGGKMPANDTDAMAFAMPGFKHLSNRDVTDVINFIRTAWTNQAPVIGDNDVAQIRDFLASKKPNIVAGGNHE; translated from the coding sequence ATGAGGAAGTTCGGGATCAAGGTGGCTGTCGGCCTGTTGGCGGCAGCCGGAGTTGCGATCGGCGGCGCGCAGTTGTTGACCGCGAATCGCAAGGCCGATACGGCGGCATCCGTCGATATCCATGACAGGCGGTTGGTCGAAGCCGGCGCCTATATCGCTCGCACTGGCGACTGTGTCGCCTGTCACAGCGTGCCCAATGGCAAGCCCTTCGCGGGCGGGCTGGCGATGCAAACGCCGGTGGGCACCATCTATTCGTCAAATATCACGCCGGACAAACAGGCGGGCATTGGCAACTACAGCTACGCCGATTTTAAAAATGCCGTGCAGTACGGCATCCGCAAGGACGGGACGCCTTTGTACCCGGCCATGCCTTATCCGTCGTACGCGATCATGCCGGACGCTGACGTTCAGGCGTTGTATGCCTATTTCATGTCGCAGGTTGAACCGGTCAGCCAAGCCAGCGCGGCATCGACGATTCCGTGGCCGTTGAACATGCGCTGGCCGATGGCCTGGTGGCAGCAATTGTTTGCGGGCAAACGTCAGTTCGCCGCTCCCGCTGGTGCAGACGAAAAACTGGTGCGCGGCGCGTATCTGGTCGAAGGCCCAGGGCATTGCGGCGCTTGCCACACACCGCGCGGCCTGGCCTATCAGGAACAGGCGCTGTCCATGGCCGACGGCGACGCATTCCTGTCCGGCGCCGTCATCGACGGCTGGCGCGCCAAGAGCCTGCGTGGCGAGGCCCAAGGGCTGCAATCCTGGAGCGCTGAAGATATCGGCATGTTCTTGAAGACGGGCCGCACCGATAAGGTCGCGGCGTTTGGCGCGATGGCTGATGTGGTCGAGCACAGCACTCGCTATTTCACGGACGGCGATATCGCCAGCATCGCGGCCTATCTGAAGCGGCTGCCCGCTGTGAATGGCAAACTCGCAGCCTTTCCGCCCAAGACGGACAGCACCACTGCCGCCTTGCGCGACGGCCGCTACGACTCGCGCGGCGCGGTGATCTACATGGAGCAGTGCGTCGTGTGCCATCGGGCAGATGGCCAGGGCATGCCGCGCATTTTTCCGGCGCTGGCGGGTAACTCGGCGGTGTACGCGCAGAATCCGCAGTCCATCATTCAGATCACACTGGAAGGCGGCAAGATGCCCGCCAACGATACCGATGCGATGGCGTTCGCGATGCCGGGTTTCAAACATCTGAGCAATCGGGACGTTACCGATGTCATCAACTTCATCCGCACGGCGTGGACGAATCAAGCGCCGGTAATCGGCGACAACGATGTCGCTCAGATCCGCGATTTTCTGGCCAGCAAGAAGCCCAACATCGTCGCCGGAGGCAACCATGAATAA
- a CDS encoding aminotransferase-like domain-containing protein translates to MKRYERLTEEITASILSGLLQVGDRLPSVRQTSASRGVSPSTVFKAYYLLEARGLIRARDRSGYYVLRAPHAALPELDGLSSASAGRHPVDVSDNVLQVLNATLRRDMVPFGSAFPSPSLLPYGRLAKFMASTVQRLDPWGSIDDLSPGDAALRRAIALRYLADGLSVPVEDIIITNGALDALNLSLAAVTNPGDAVIVESPTFYAALQSLERNQLHAIEVATHPREGIDLQALEEAILRHRPRACWLMTTFQNPLGSLMPDAKKEALVKLLTKHDVPLIEDDVYGELYFGETRPRPAKAFDTEGIVMHCSSFSKTLAPGYRVGWVAGGRYTRKIMRNKLTTSLATAAPTQAAIAAYLEKGGFDRHLRQFRQALALQQGEMLQAVARYFPKGTRATRPAGGYFVWVELPAHIDTLKVHRAALGHGISIAPGPLFSSSGAFGNFLRLNAGHPWGPELDQGMATLGKLMAGG, encoded by the coding sequence ATGAAACGATATGAACGGCTGACAGAAGAAATCACGGCGTCGATCCTGTCGGGCCTGCTGCAAGTGGGCGACCGCCTGCCCTCCGTACGGCAAACCAGCGCAAGCCGGGGCGTCAGCCCATCTACGGTGTTCAAAGCCTATTACCTGCTTGAGGCGCGCGGACTGATCCGCGCGCGCGACCGCTCCGGCTACTACGTGTTGCGCGCGCCACATGCCGCGCTGCCAGAGCTGGACGGGCTGTCCAGCGCCAGCGCTGGCCGCCATCCGGTGGACGTCAGCGACAACGTGCTGCAAGTGCTCAACGCCACGCTGCGCCGCGACATGGTGCCGTTTGGGTCCGCCTTTCCCAGCCCATCGCTATTGCCTTACGGCCGGCTGGCCAAATTCATGGCGTCCACCGTGCAGCGGCTGGACCCTTGGGGTTCTATCGATGACTTGAGTCCGGGAGACGCCGCATTGCGCCGTGCTATCGCCCTGCGTTATCTGGCCGATGGCCTGTCCGTGCCGGTGGAAGACATCATCATTACCAATGGCGCACTGGATGCGCTGAACCTGAGCCTGGCCGCCGTGACGAATCCGGGCGATGCGGTGATTGTGGAGTCCCCTACGTTTTACGCTGCGCTGCAATCGCTGGAACGCAATCAGCTGCACGCCATTGAAGTTGCGACGCATCCGCGCGAAGGGATTGATCTGCAAGCGCTGGAAGAGGCCATTCTGCGCCACCGCCCGCGCGCCTGCTGGCTGATGACCACCTTCCAGAACCCATTGGGCAGTTTGATGCCCGACGCAAAAAAGGAAGCGCTGGTCAAACTGCTGACCAAACACGACGTGCCGCTGATTGAAGACGATGTCTACGGCGAACTGTATTTTGGCGAGACCCGGCCACGCCCCGCCAAAGCGTTCGACACAGAGGGCATCGTGATGCATTGCTCGTCGTTTTCGAAAACGCTGGCGCCCGGATATCGCGTGGGCTGGGTGGCAGGCGGACGCTATACGCGCAAGATCATGCGCAACAAGCTCACGACCAGCCTGGCCACTGCCGCGCCCACACAAGCGGCCATTGCCGCGTACCTGGAAAAAGGCGGCTTTGACCGGCACCTGCGCCAGTTCCGGCAGGCGCTGGCGTTGCAGCAAGGCGAAATGCTGCAAGCCGTGGCGCGGTACTTTCCAAAAGGCACACGCGCCACGCGGCCGGCGGGAGGCTACTTTGTCTGGGTGGAGCTACCCGCCCATATCGACACGCTGAAAGTGCACCGCGCCGCATTGGGACACGGCATCAGCATCGCGCCCGGCCCTTTATTCTCGTCCTCTGGCGCCTTCGGGAATTTCCTGCGGCTCAATGCCGGGCATCCATGGGGGCCGGAGTTGGATCAAGGAATGGCAACGCTGGGCAAGCTGATGGCAGGCGGATAA
- a CDS encoding glutathione S-transferase N-terminal domain-containing protein: protein MTSLDSFAITKKWPAQHPDRIQLYSLPTPNGVKVSILLEELGLPYEPHRVSFDTQDQLSPEFLSLSPNNKIPAILDPNGPDGKPLPLFESGAILIYLASKTGQFIPADTAGRYETLQWVMFQMGGIGPMFGQLGFFHKFAGKDIEDKRPRDRYVAESKRLLGVLDQRLEGRDWVMGDEYTIADIAILPWVRNLVGFYGAGDLVEFSQFKNVARVLEAFVARPAVVKGLTIPA, encoded by the coding sequence ATGACCTCCCTAGACTCGTTTGCCATCACCAAGAAGTGGCCTGCCCAGCATCCCGACCGTATCCAGCTGTACTCGCTGCCCACGCCCAATGGCGTCAAGGTGTCGATCCTGCTGGAAGAGCTGGGCCTGCCTTACGAGCCGCATCGGGTCAGCTTTGACACGCAGGACCAGCTTTCGCCCGAATTCCTGTCACTCAGCCCCAATAACAAGATTCCGGCCATCCTGGACCCCAACGGTCCCGACGGCAAGCCGTTGCCTCTGTTTGAGTCCGGCGCCATCCTGATCTATCTGGCAAGCAAGACGGGCCAGTTCATCCCGGCAGATACCGCGGGACGCTACGAGACGCTGCAATGGGTCATGTTCCAGATGGGCGGGATCGGGCCGATGTTCGGGCAGTTGGGTTTCTTCCACAAGTTTGCCGGCAAGGACATCGAAGACAAGCGCCCGCGTGATCGCTACGTGGCCGAATCCAAGCGCCTGTTGGGTGTCCTGGATCAGCGCCTGGAAGGCCGCGACTGGGTGATGGGCGATGAATACACCATTGCAGACATCGCCATTCTGCCGTGGGTGCGCAATCTGGTCGGTTTTTATGGCGCGGGCGACCTGGTCGAGTTTTCTCAATTCAAAAATGTGGCTCGCGTGCTTGAGGCATTTGTTGCCCGGCCCGCCGTGGTGAAGGGTCTGACGATCCCCGCCTGA
- a CDS encoding alpha/beta hydrolase: MRTLALLLALFLSAFLPGPVPAAPPMEHSYGPDAAQAADVYLPERAATLPPAPILVVVHGGSWKNGDKAAAEVVDNKLRHWLPRGFAVVSVNTRLMPQARPEEQAEDLGRALAWIGREAASWHADPSRIVVMGHSSGGHLLALLAADGRMQQRTGAAPWAASVILDGAGFDLQSVMSKPHAPFYDEAFGTDPAAWAAASPAAQLRGKVPPTLLACSTLRPDPCRRSQHFADLLTANGSQAELIGVARNHAQVNADVGADNDETRAIAAFIDARIGR; this comes from the coding sequence ATGCGCACGCTTGCCCTGCTACTTGCTCTGTTCCTGTCTGCCTTCCTGCCCGGGCCAGTGCCCGCCGCCCCGCCGATGGAGCATTCATATGGGCCGGATGCCGCGCAAGCTGCCGATGTCTATCTACCGGAACGCGCAGCCACCCTGCCGCCCGCCCCCATCCTGGTTGTCGTCCATGGCGGTTCCTGGAAGAACGGCGACAAGGCCGCAGCCGAAGTCGTCGACAACAAGTTGCGCCACTGGCTGCCACGCGGATTTGCCGTTGTGTCAGTCAACACCCGGTTGATGCCGCAAGCCCGCCCCGAAGAACAAGCGGAAGACCTGGGCCGCGCCCTGGCATGGATCGGCCGCGAGGCCGCGAGCTGGCATGCGGACCCCTCCCGCATCGTCGTAATGGGGCATTCCTCTGGCGGCCATCTGCTGGCATTGCTGGCTGCCGACGGACGCATGCAGCAGCGCACCGGAGCCGCCCCCTGGGCGGCCAGCGTCATCCTGGACGGGGCGGGATTCGATTTGCAAAGCGTCATGTCCAAGCCCCATGCGCCGTTCTACGACGAGGCCTTCGGGACTGACCCCGCCGCCTGGGCAGCGGCATCGCCCGCCGCGCAACTGCGCGGAAAAGTCCCGCCCACGCTCTTGGCCTGCTCCACCTTGCGGCCCGACCCGTGCCGCCGGTCGCAGCACTTTGCCGACCTGCTTACGGCGAACGGCAGCCAGGCCGAACTCATAGGCGTGGCCCGCAACCATGCGCAAGTCAACGCGGACGTCGGCGCCGACAACGATGAAACGCGCGCTATCGCTGCATTCATCGATGCGCGTATCGGACGGTAG